A stretch of the Gymnogyps californianus isolate 813 chromosome 15, ASM1813914v2, whole genome shotgun sequence genome encodes the following:
- the LOC127022209 gene encoding interleukin-9 receptor-like, with translation MGGDVWQVGLHLCIAAVLLFGGGRGREFPGSLSCLNNYVTTVSCTWATEEPVGDGPFHLHFTNLWSKGHNASCKLTARESMQNQYHCTIHLASQILETDGYRVSLQGNFFGRNHTYITFPEYIPRQHIKLDPPLNIQSNATASKCHIWWSVPWYLVEILQYELQYKEYSMSWEIALNKTPPSSLPQIEIEAAELRTGIAYIARVRCKVSEDEDSYHSQWSEWSQTTVFQKAGVPKLSEKILNTRTMQFLFIPLSFGTLLYLFWNCKLSSRAKSLSCFNIPTPAAFFQPLYNLHNGNFKDWVGPNEACSQLRREEASNSNKVTADGVSDLNTQELISQISLKPMESTNLVAAEQNFVFASGPSQQYVPSRYVRAEEIEVRLGLLFAQNHADDTVGLKISEIMKANLESPSMGRNYPSLSQHGKGDFLMLQESLEIANVSFSGSDYCTLCDNDTTGGLIPAELLKLSNGNSLVKHQNDQ, from the exons ATGGGAGGAGACGTGTGGCAGGTGGGCCTCCATCTGTgcattgctgctgtgctgctctttggtggaggaagagggagag agtTCCCTGGCAGCCTGAGCTGCCTGAACAACTACGTGACTACCGTGAGCTGCACGTGGGCAACAGAGGAGCCCGTGGGCGACGGACCTTTCCACCTGCATTTCACCAA CCTCTGGTCAAAGGGCCACAATGCCAGCTGCAAACTGACTGCCAGAGAGAGCATGCAGAATCAATACCACTGCACAATCCATTTAGCCAGCCAGATCTTGGAAACAGATGGTTACAGAGTCTCTCTCCAAGGCAACTTCTTTGGACGTAATCACACGTACATTACCTTTCCAGAGTACATTCCCCGCCAGCACA TAAAACTTGATCCACCTTTGAACATCCAGAGCAACGCCACTGCCAGCAAGTGTCACATATGGTGGAGTGTGCCTTGGTACCTCGTTGAAATTCTTCAGTATGAGTTACAGTATAAGGAGTACAGCATGTCCTGGGAG ATCGCATTGAACAAGACACCACCCAGTTCACTGCCACAGATAGAAATTGAAGCCGCAGAACTTCGCACTGGCATTGCTTACATTGCACGAGTTCGCTGCAAAGTTTCTGAAGATGAGGATTCGTACCATAGCCAGTGGAGCGAGTGGAGCCAGACAACAGTGTTTCAAAAAGCAG GTGTACcaaaactgtctgaaaagaTCCTAAATACCAGAACTATGCAGTTCTTGTTCATTCCTCTGAGTTTTGGCACTCTACTCTATTTATTTTGGAACTGCAAGCTTTCTTCAAG GGCAAAAAGCCTCTCCTGCTTTAACATTCCCACACCAGCTGCTTTCTTTCAGCCACTCTATAATTTGCACAATGGGAATTTTAAG GACTGGGTTGGACCTAATGAGGCTTGTAGCCAACTCAGAAGAGAAGAGGCCAGCAACTCAAACAAAGTAACTGCAGATGGAGTTTCTGATCTAAACACCCAAGAACTGATTTCCCAGATCTCCTTGAAACCTATGGAAAGCACAAATCTGGTTGCTGCAGAACAAAACTTTGTATTTGCCTCAGGTCCAAGCCAGCAGTATGTCCCCAGCAGGTACGTAAGAGCAGAAGAGATAGAAGTGAGGCTGGGACTACTGTTTGCACAAAACCACGCTGATGATACTGTTGGCCTGAAGatctctgaaataatgaaagccAACCTTGAGAGCCCTAGCATGGGAAGGAATTAtccctctctctcacagcaTGGAAAGGGTGACTTCCTTATGCTTCAGGAATCTTTGGAGATAGCAAATGTGTCCTTCAGCGGTAGTGACTATTGTACTTTGTGTGACAATGATACCACAGGAGGTTTGATTCCTGCTGAACTACTGAAGCTGTCCAACGGTAATAGTCTTGTCAAACATCAGAATGATCAGTGA